The Cyclobacteriaceae bacterium DNA segment TCGCGAATGATTTCTTCAGCACTTACGGTCAACCCCATAAACAGGGCAACAATCACGCTCATGAACAAGTATGCCGGTAGGTTCAGGTTTTTGGCAAACACATAACTGCTCTGAAGCTTATCATCAATATTATAAAACCGAACAATGAACGCCAGAATGAAGGCCAGCAACGGAGCTTCCAGCAAATTAATAATCATGTATTGCCGGTTGTGAATTTTGGCTTGCACATCCCGCAAGGAGAATAACTTAATTTGCTTTAACCTGCCCGGTATGCGCAACGTAGATTGAACCGGTTTTTCAGAAATGGATTCAAGCGCTAGGCTGCCCGCTTGCTTGTACATGCGGAACCATTGATCGGGAGAAATTTTTCGCTCATTTGTAAACTGTCCGTATTCATTGATCACCTTTGTTTCAATGATGTTGAAAATCTGCTCCGGATTTACGTTGCCACATTCATAACATTCCCCCACATCGCTGTTGATCATATCGATGGCGCGTTTGAAATACACGATGGCATCCACTGGGTTTCCATAGTAAATCTGGTATCCACCGGTATCCAAGATGAGCAGGCGATCAAATTTTTTAAAGATGTCGGATGAAGGCTGATGGATTACGGCAAATACAAGCTTTCCTTTTAATGAAAGTTCTTTCAGCAGATCAATGATGTTTTCCGAATCGCGTGATGAAAGTCCACTGGTGGGCTCATCACAAAAGAGAATGGCCGGTTCGCGCAACAACTCCAACCCGATATTCAGGCGTTTGCGTTGTCCACCACTAATGGTTTTCTGAAGGGGCGATCCTACTTTCAGATCCTTTCGTTCAGCCAACCCCAGGTCTTCCAACGTTTTCATTACCAATGCATCAATCTTATCTTCAGGCAAATCGCTGAAACAAAGTTTGGCCGCATAATACAGGTTTTGATACACCGTAAGGTCTTCGATGAGCAGGTCATCCTGCGGAACAAAGCCGATTACGCCTTCAATTTTTTCCGGATGTTTATGAATATCGATGCCGTTAATCAACACCTGCCCTTTCGTGGGTTTTTCAGAGCCATTCAATACATGCAACAAGGTTGATTTACCTGATCCGCTGGCTCCCATCAGGGCTACCAGGTTACCGGATTCTTCTGCCAGGTTAACTTCCTGCAACCCGATGCCTCCGTTTTTAAACCTAAAATGAATGTCATTCGCCTGAAAGGAAATCCGCTCGCCTTTATCCAAACGCTTAAAACGGCTGAGTACATCGCCATAGTAAACGGGTTCGTCTTTATCCCAGCGTAACGTACTGCCCACGCTCAACACATTAATGGAACCTGAACGGAACGGAACACCATTGAGGTAAACATCTGACTTACCCACATACTTCACCAGGTATAATTCAACTTGTTCCAAGTAAAGTATCTCAATAAATCCTTTCAGATTTTTTCGTTGAATGTGAAGGGCCTGCTTAAAGGCGGTGTCGTCTTTCGGATCGATGATAAGCAAACCTGCGTGATCCAGGTGAGCCGACTCTTCGGCTGACAAAAATGTTTTAATGGATTCAAGATCGGTGGAACTGATTTTAAAATCCTCACAAATCGCCAGCATCAACTCCTGTTCACGCGAGGTAATCACCGAATCAGCCAAAATTAACCGCACCAGTTCAAGCACAACGATATACTTCTGTTTCTGTGCCAGGCCCAGATTGATTTCAGTACAAATGCGCTTCACGTTAGAGGCTTCATCCGTACCCTCCACATTGCCAGTGGTCTTCACAAATTCATCAAACATGGTGAGGTATGGCTCCACCTTCGACTCATTGAGGTGCTCAAGAAGAAACTTCCTGACCTGCTCTCGCTCCTGTCGGGTTACTTCATCCTGGCGGGCTACAACGGCAAAAAGTCTGAGAAGGGCTTTAAGAATTTCTTCACTCATATGGGGGCTGATTATTTATTAAAGATAGTAAAGAACTGTAGTTATGATAAAAAAATAGGGCCGTGTTTGCGGCCCCATTTCTATGCAAATGAATTCAAGGAATTATTCCACAATCGACTGGCGCATTTTAGCCACAACTGCGGAAATGGTTTCCAGATTTTTATCGCTAAGCGCAAGATCAGCCCGATTATTCTTGATCTTGTCTTCGATGTCCAACGCAGCATAGGCTGCTTCAAGCTCTTTCAGGTCGCGCACCATGCCGCTTACCGGATCGGTTTGCTCAATAGCCGATAACATCTTCAATAATTCCGAAACTGATTTCTGTTGATTTAAGATAACCTGGATAACCGGGGTAAGGATTACATTCCGGGCATCGGTTGGGAGTAAATCCTTAGGGTAAGAATTAACCAAACCGGTAGAAATATGTAAACCTTCCACAAAACTTCCAGCTACCACCAAAGCAGCCTGCTTGTTACGGGTGTCGTCTTTTAAAAACTTCTCGGTTTGCTTGATTGACTCGTCCAACAGGATTGCCAGAGAGTCTTTGTTTGCAATGTTGGCTTCAAAACGCTTTAAAATCTCCACATCAAACGTTCCGATAATGCCCAGGTAATCTGCCAGGCTCTTGCACGCATTCAGGTAGTCAATGGCTTCCTGCGTTTTCTCATAGGAGGTTAAATACCCGATATCAGCTGTATACACGCCCAGGTTCAAGGCTGCTTTATCCGTACGGTTAATGTACGAA contains these protein-coding regions:
- a CDS encoding ATP-binding cassette domain-containing protein — translated: MSEEILKALLRLFAVVARQDEVTRQEREQVRKFLLEHLNESKVEPYLTMFDEFVKTTGNVEGTDEASNVKRICTEINLGLAQKQKYIVVLELVRLILADSVITSREQELMLAICEDFKISSTDLESIKTFLSAEESAHLDHAGLLIIDPKDDTAFKQALHIQRKNLKGFIEILYLEQVELYLVKYVGKSDVYLNGVPFRSGSINVLSVGSTLRWDKDEPVYYGDVLSRFKRLDKGERISFQANDIHFRFKNGGIGLQEVNLAEESGNLVALMGASGSGKSTLLHVLNGSEKPTKGQVLINGIDIHKHPEKIEGVIGFVPQDDLLIEDLTVYQNLYYAAKLCFSDLPEDKIDALVMKTLEDLGLAERKDLKVGSPLQKTISGGQRKRLNIGLELLREPAILFCDEPTSGLSSRDSENIIDLLKELSLKGKLVFAVIHQPSSDIFKKFDRLLILDTGGYQIYYGNPVDAIVYFKRAIDMINSDVGECYECGNVNPEQIFNIIETKVINEYGQFTNERKISPDQWFRMYKQAGSLALESISEKPVQSTLRIPGRLKQIKLFSLRDVQAKIHNRQYMIINLLEAPLLAFILAFIVRFYNIDDKLQSSYVFAKNLNLPAYLFMSVIVALFMGLTVSAEEIIRDRKILKREAFLHLSRSSYLLSKIGILFLLSAIQTLTFVLVGNYILEIKGMLLEHWLILFTVSCFANTLGLNISSGFNSAVTIYILIPLLIIPQLILSGVVVKFDKLNPVIGNTATVPFVGDIMASRWAFEAAMVTQFKDNKYEQEFYLYDKVMADADYRKIYFIPELESKLQFCLANRDAEDPELKRKFSSDLNLLRSEIRREAESVGREHYEWIDRLDENHFDSVTYNEAIAFLGNLRRLYINRYNKADGEKEKKITLMTDSPEEERAYEKLRDGYRNEAIADFVKNLTETHRIIEKDGKLIQKIYPIYKDPDPDHVIDFDAQFYMPKKHFLNMNIDTLFFNTGVIWSMTLVLAILLYFDVLRRIIDGFGNLSNPLNRRV